From the genome of Pyxidicoccus trucidator:
CAGGCTGCCGATGGTGAGGCGCTTGTCGGGGCTGCCGTCGGCGACGGAGCGCGCTTCTCCGCCCTCTCCGCCCTCCTTGCCCACGGCCTCCACCGCCTCGTGCGACGCGCCCGAGGTGATGAGGCGGAACTTCTCCCCCGCCTCGCGGTCGTGCTGGGCCTGCTCGGGGTCCAGCCTGGCAATCAGCTGCCAGAAGAGGGCGGCGTGCTCGCGCTCCTCGTCCATGATGTGGCGGAGGACGGCCTTGGCCTCCTCGTTGTCGGTGGCGTCGATGTGCGCGGCGTAGAGGTTGATGGCGTCCAGCTCCGCCTCGATGTTCAGCCGGATGGAGCGGGCCAGCTCCGTGTCGGACATCTTCCGGGGCACAAGCGAGTGGAACGGGTTGGTCTGCGGCATGAAGGCCCTCCGGAGGCCGGCGGCGGAGTCCAGGTCCTGGACGCCTGAGAACGCGGGGAGCATCCGCGCGGCCCGGGGCCCGGGTCAACGGAATCCCTTCGCCCGCGTTGCGTAGATGCCGCTGCCTCCGTCATGCTCACGGCATGGAAACACCGGCGCCGCTCTCCCAACTGCTCCAGGCCCTGGAGGCGGGGGACCTGCCAGCCGCGCGCGCGGCGGCGGCGGCACTGCAACGGGCGGGAGCCCACTCCGTTCAGCTGGCGGCGGAGGTACTGCACGAGCTGCGGCAGCCCCTCCTGGGCGTGAAGGCCTATGCGCAGCTCCTCGCGGAGGACGGCGGCCCCAGCGGCCCGCTCCGGCTCCTGCTCGCCCAGGTCGAGCGGATGGAGCAGATTGTCTCCGACTACATCCGCCTGGCCAGCGAGCGCCCCGCGCCCCAGCAGCACCTGTCGCTGGCGGCCCCCATCTGGGCGGCGGCGAAGCTGTTCAGCATCAACCCCGACTCCGCGCGCATCTCCCTGGAAGTAGAGGCGCCCGAGGACATCTCCGTGCAGGGCAACGCGCGGCTCATCGAGCAGCTCACCCTCAACCTCCTGAACAACGCGCGCGACGCGATGGCAGGGCGAGGGCGCGTGAAGGTGGTGCTCGCGCGCGAGGGCTCGTCGCCGGTGCTGTACGTGGCGGACTGGGGCCCGGGCATCCCCGACGAGCTGCGCGAGCGAATCTTCGAGCCCTACGTCACCGCCAACAAGCGGGGCACGGGGCTGGGGCTGGCCGTGTGCCGGCGCATCGCCCAGGAGCACCGCGCGCAGATTGGCCTGGCGGCTCCGGGAATCATCCGCGACGTGCCGCCGCCGGCCACGGTGTTCCGGGTGCTCTTCCCCGCCACGGACGCGGCGCCCACGCGGCGCCAGCGGCTGCTGGTGGTGGACGATGAGACCATCATCCGAATGGTCTTCCGGGACTTGATGAGCAAGGAGTGCGAGGTCATCGAGGCGGCCAGCGGCGAGGAAGCGCTCGATTTGCTGCGGCAGGCGCCGGTGGACCTCATCGTCACGGACAAGAACCTGCCGGGCCTGTCCGGGCTGGAGCTGGCGCAGCAGGCGCGGCGGCTCTACTCCAACTCGCGCGTCATCCTGATGACGGGCTACCCGTCCCTGGTGACGACGCAGCAGGCGCTGGAGCTGGGCGTGGTGGACTACCTGCTCAAGCCCTTCGACGACATCCGGCAGGTGCGGGCGCTGCTGCGCACCTCGCTGTCCGAGCAGGCCCTGCCTCCCGCGCCGCGGACGGCGACCGAGATGCGGCGGGTGGACGTGCTGGAGGACAACCCGACGACGGCGAAGCTCATCACCGAGGCGCTGGCGCTGGCGGGGCTGGAGGCGCGGGTGCTGGCCTCGGCCGAGCTGATGGCGATGGAGAAGCCCGTGGGCGTGGTGGTGAGCTGGGACTTCGCACCAGCCTACGGACGCAAGGCGCTGGAGCTGGCCAAGGCGCTGTCGCAGGGCGCCCCCTTCGTCGTGCTGGCCGAGCACCTCACCATGGAGACGGCGCTGGAGTCCCTGCGCGCCGGCGCCTCCGCATGCCTGCCCAAGCTGCTGTCCGACATCACGGCCCTCAGCCGTGAGCTGAGCCGCGCATTCAAGAGAGAGGCCCCATGAGACTCGCGCTCCTGTCCGTCCTGCTGCTCGCGGTGTCCTGCTCCTCGGACAAGCCCCCGCAGCCGGGACGACAGGACGCGGGAGGCGGCGACGACGCGGGAATCATGGAGGACGCGGGCACGGAGCCGGATGGCGGCGACGAACCGGACGCGGGCACGGAGCCCTCGGACTCGGGCACGGAGGACGACGCGGGCACCGGAGTGGACGGTGGCAATCCGGACACGGACGCCGGCACGACGGACGGTGGAGCCTGCGAGGCCCCCGCCCCGGAGCGCGGAACGGAGCTGGCCGCCCGACTGAACGCGCCCCGACGGCTAGCGCTGGATGCGACGGACCTCTACATCTCCGAGTCGCACTCGCTGAATCCCCAGCAGCCGTCACCGGGGGCAGGGCAGGTGCTGAAGTTCTCGCGCGCGGGAGGCGAGCCCACGCCCCTGGCCACGGGCTTCCGCGCGCCGGATGCCCTCGCCGTGGATGCGACGAGCATCTACGTGCTCGACCTGGATGGGCTCTGGCAGGTGGACAAGGCGACGGGGAGGCGGGGAGACCTGCCCATCGACGCGACGGTCAGCAACGTCACCGTCGGAGGCACCGAGGTGCTTCGCGCCAGCGTCTCGGGCCGTGAGGTGGTCGTGGTGGCCACGGGGAATCGCTGGCTGGTCCGGGTGGACACTGACGGAGGCAATCGCCAGGAGCTGTACGCCGGCACGGGGGCCACGCAGGTGCGGAGCGCGAGGCTCGTGGGCACGGACGTGTGGTTCCTGGTCTCCGGCGGCCCCAACCCCGGCCTCTACCGCGTCCCGCTGGACGGCAGCGCGGCGGCGGAGCGGCGGGACGCCACGGTGACGCGAGGCAACTCGCTGGAGGTGACGCCCACACACTTCCTCATCACCGAGGGCGCGGGCGGCACGGGCCGGGTGCTGAAGCTGCCACGAAGCGGGGGCACGGCTGAAATCCTCGCCGAAGGACTCCAGGGCCCGTGGTTCCCCGTGGAGCTGAATGGGGCCGTCTACTTCAAGGAGGCGCGTGCCGGCGGTGCTGACTTCCTGCGCCGCGTGCGCGCGTGCGCGCCGGGCACGTCGGACGCGGTGGGCCCCGAGGGCACGGGCCCGGGCGGGCTGCTGGTGGACGGCAACACGCTGCTCTACACGTCCCAGGAGAGCGGCACCGGAGGCGCGGTGGGTCGGGTGCCCTGAGCCGGGGCCCAGGCCGGAAGGCCCCCTCCCCTGCCCTGAAAAGACCACGGCCCCGGCGCCTCACTGAGGAGGCATCCGGGGCCGCGTTCTTCCCATCAAGAAACCTCACCGGACCCGCGGGCCCGAGGCGTCTGCCCCGGGCCGTGGGTGTCGGCTCAGTAGTCCATGTCGTCGCCGCCGTAGTCCGGCATCCCGCCGCCGCCGGCGCCGCCGCCCTTGCCCTTCTTCTTCGCGGGGCGGTCGGCGATCATCGCCTCGGTGGTCAGCAGCAGCGAGGCGACGGAGGCGGCGTTCTGCAGCGCGGTGCGCTCCACCTTCGTCGGGTCGATGACGCCGGCCTTCTCCAGGTCCTCGTAGACCTCGGTGCGGGCGTTGAAGCCGTACGCGCCCTTGCCGTCGCGGACCTTGTTGATGACCACGGCGCCCTCGACACCGGCGTTGCTGGCAATCTTCCGCAGCGGCTCCTGGAGCGCGCGACGGATGATGTCCACGCCGAAGTCCAGCTCACCGCCCAGCTTCAGCGCCTCCAGCGCGGGCAGGCAGCGCAGGTACGCCACGCCACCGCCAGGGACGATGCCCTCCTCGACGGCCGCGCGGGTCGCATGCAGCGCGTCCTCGACGCGGGCCTTCTTCTCCTTCATCTCCGTCTCGGTGGCGGCACCGACGTTGATGACGGCCACGCCGCCCACCAGCTTGGCCAGCCGCTCCTGGAGCTTCTCGCGGTCGTAGTCGCTGGTGACGGTCTCCATCTGGCCGCGGATGAGCTTGATGCGGCCTTCAATCTCCGCCTTGGTGCCAGCGCCGTCGACGATGGTGGTGTTGTCCTTGTCCACCGTGACGCGCTTGGCGCGGCCCAGGTCGTTGAGCGTGAGGTTCTCGTACTTGTGGCCGAGGTCCTCGCTGACGACCATGCCGCCCGTCAGGGTGGCCAGGTCCTTCAGCATCTCCTTGCGGCGGTCACCAAAGCCGGGGGCCTTCACCGCGCAGACGTTGAGCACGCCGCGGATCTTGTTGACCACCAGGGTGGCCAGGGCCTCGCCCTCGATGTCATCGGCGATGATGATGAGCGGCTTGCCGGAGCGGGCCACCTGCTCGAGGATGGGAATCATGTCCTGCATCGACGAGACCTTCTTCTCGCTGATGAGGAGGTAGGGGTCGTCGTGGACGACCTCCATGCGCTCGCGGTTCGTCACGAAGTACGGAGAGACGTAGCCGCGGTCGAACTGCATGCCCTCCACCACGTCGAGGTTGGTCTCCAGGCCCTTGGCCTCCTCGACGGTGATGACACCCTCCTTGCCGACCTTCTCCATCGCGTCCGCGATGATGGCGCCGATGGTGTCGTCACCGTTGGCGGAGATGGTACCCACCTGGGTGATGGCCTTCTTGTCGGCGGTGGGCTTGGACATCTTCTTCAGCTCCGCCACCACGACCTCGACGGCCTTGTCGATGCCGCGCTTGAGGTCCATGGGGCTGTGGCCCGCGGCCACCAGCTTCAGGCCCTCCTCATAGATGGAACGCGCCAGCACCGTCGCCGTCGTGGTGCCGTCGCCGGCCTTGTCGGAGGTCTTGGACGCGACCTCCTTCACCATCTGCGCGCCCATGTTCTCGAACTTGTTCTCGAGGTCGATCTCCTTGGCGACGGTGACGCCGTCCTTGGTGATCGTGGGCGAGCCGAAGCTCTTCTCGATGACCACGTTACGGCCCTTGGGGCCGAGGGTCACCGCGACAGCGTCCGACAGAATCCGGACACCGCGCAGGATGGCCTCACGCGCGGACTGGTGGAAGAAAATCTCCTTCGCTGCCATCGCAACCTCCTGAATTTACTGGGGAATTATGTTGTGACTACGCTGGCCGTTAGCACTCGGCCATGGCGAGCGCCAACATAAGGGCCAGCGGGATGATGTCAACCGAGAAGGGCAACCCTGTGGGCGAGCCGACGCGTCCAGCCTCCCTGGGTGCAGGGCTGGCGGGGGCCCTACTCCGCGAAGCGCACGAGGGTGAGCAGTTGCCCCATGTCCAGCGGCTTGCGCAGGGTGAGGGCCACGCCCTTGCGCAGGCCGCGCTCGGTGATGCCCTCGTCGTTGCTGCCCGTCATCATGAGCACGGGAATGGACTGGAAGCGGGCTTCCGCCTTGAGCATCTCCGTGAAGCGGATGCCGTCCATGTGGGGCATGACGTAGTCGGTGATGACCATGCCCACCTGGTTGCGCTCCAGGATGTCGAGCGCCTGCAGGGCGTCCGCCGCCGAGTAGACCGTGTACCCATGCATCTCCAGGAAGCGAGAGAGCATGGTGCACAGCTCGAGATCGTCGTCGACGACTAGGATGTTCACGGGACGGAGCCGCCACGCATGGACGGGTCGCGCAACCTAACAGCCGTGGCCGTCGTTGACAACGCACAGTGCGCCTTCATATGTGCCGGCCCATGGGGAAGCGGACCGCGAAGCGAGAGGGGGTGGACGGCGTGGAGGCTCGACTGGACGCGGTGGCGGACGCCTTCGAGGCGGGTGACTTCGAGACGGCGCTGGCCGGAGCGGAGGCCCTGCTGGCGGACGCGCCCGAGCTGCCCCCGGCCCTGCACTTCCGGGCAGCGGCCCTGGTGGAATTGGGACGGTTGGAGGAAGCCGGCCGGGCCTTCGGACAGGCCCTGAAGGTGGCTCCGGAGGACCTGGAGGTGCTCCTGGGCGCCGCGGACTGCCTGGTGTGCCGCGCCGGGGAGGACCGCGAGGCGGTGGCCGAGGGGCTGGCCCTGTGCGCGCGAGGCCGGCGCCTGGCCCAGAAGGCCGATGATGTGGAGCTGCTGTACGAATTCCTCCTCCTGGAGGGCATGGGCCTGAACCAGATGGGCGAGTGCGCCACGGCGCTGGCCAGCCTGGACGCGGCGCTCGGGCACGTGCCGCGCTCACTGGACGCGCAGCTGGAGCGCGGGATTGCCCTCTTCGAGCTATGCCGCTTCGAAGAGGCGCGGGCCGCCTTCGACAAGGTGCTGAAGGACGTGCCGGACGAGGCGTGGGCGCACCACTACCTGGGGCTGATGGCGGAGCGGCGCGGGGACGCGAAGGAGGCGAAGAAGCGCTTCGGGAAGGCGCAGGCGCTGGTGCCCGAGGAGTTCCCTCCTCCCGTGGAGCTGGAGGAGTCCGCGTTCGACCGCGCGGTGGAGGACGCGGTGAAGTCCCTGCCCCGGCACGCGAAGCAGTACCTGGACAACGTGACGATTGCCGTGGAGGACCTGCCCTCGGACGAGGACCTGCTGGGGCAGGACCCGCCGCTGTCTCCGAGCATCCTGGGGGTGTTCCGGGGCACGCCCGTGGGCGAGCGCAGCGTGACGAACGCGTACGACCACTACCCCGCGTCCATCGTGCTGTACCAGAAGAACCTGGAGCGCTTCGCGAGGACGCGCGAGGAGCTCATCGAGCAGATTGGAATCACGGTGATGCACGAGGTCGGTCACCTCATGGGACTGGATGAGGACGACCTGTGGCAACGGGGGCTGGACTGACGGACGGGGCACGCAGGGCCGCCAGCGTCTGGCGGATGCCCTCGCTGTAGGGCGTCTTGCGCACGGTGCCCAGCAGTCCACGCAGGGCCGAGTCGTCCATGAGGACGGGCTTCGTGAGGAGGTAGTGCATCTCCACCAGCTCGCGCATGAACGGGTCGAAGAGGCCGATGAGCCGGAGCATCCCCTTCCCCATCGTCATGAGCTTCGGAGGACGGCCCGCCTGGGCGAAGATTTCATTCACGAGCTCCCGCTGGGTGGTGACGCCCGCGCCGGCCAGGTTCCACCAACGGCCGTAGGCGCGAGGCTCATCCATGAGCGCGGTGACGACGGGGCCCACGTCGGGCACGTAGACGAACTCGTGCGGGGCGTCGATGGGGCCGATGAGCCCGGCGCGCTTGCCCTGCGCGGCGGAGAGGAAGGCGCGGTGGAGGAAGCTCTTGTCCACGCCCGGGCCGTAGAAGTCGGGGAGGCGGAGGATGGTTCCGCGGATGCGACCGGCGGCGTCCTCGGCCATGAGGAGGTCCTCCTGCTCCTTGCGCATGCGCCCCTTGAAGGTGTGGGGCTCGCGGGGGTGGTCCTCCGTGACGGGCGTGGAGCGCGGCAGGCCGTACGGGTAGACGGTGCCAATGAGCAGCACCTGCTTCACGCCCTCGGCGATGGCGGCGTCCAGCGTGCGGCGCATCAGCTGCGGGTGGAGCTGGAACTGCCAGTAGTTCACCCCGACCATGTAGACGAGCGTGTGGATGCCGCGAGCCGCGGCCCGGATGGAGTCCGGGTCGTCAGGGTTCCAGGTGGCGACCTCCGCCAGAGGGTCCGCGCCGAACTCCTTCTGGAGGCTGGCCTTCGAGCGCCCCACCACCCGGTAGGCCCGCCCCTGCGCCTGGAGGGCCTGCGCCACGCTCTGTCCGACGACGCCCGAGGCGCCGAACAACGCCACCTTGTCCATGTCGTACTCCCTGTTCCGAACGGCGAGAGGTTTATGAACACCGTTCTGTGAACACCGTTCATTTATTGGTGGCCGTTCGGGATGTCAAGACCTACACTGCGAACATGGGGATCGCGGATCGAAAGGAGCGGCAGCGGGCGGAGCTGCGCGAGCAGATTGTCCGGGTGGCCCGGGACATGGTGATGCGCGAGGGCTTCAGCGCCTTGTCGATGCGTAAGCTGGCGGACGCCGTGGAGTACGCGCCGGCGACGCTGTACCTGCACTTCGAGAACCGGGACGCAATTGCGAAGGAACTGTGCGTTCGCGGGTTCCAGGACCTGCTGGCGGCCTTGGAGCCGGCGGCCACGGTGGAGGAGCCGGTGGAGCGGCTGACGAGGATGGCCGAGGCCTACGTGAAGTTCGGCCTGGGGCAGCCGGAGACGTATCGGCTCATCTTCATGGAGGACGCGAAGCTGTCGACGGCGCTGTTCGGTGATGCGGAGGGCGCGGGGCCGAAGTCATTCGCCGTGCTGGTGCGGGTGTTCGAGGATCTGAAAACGGCCGGGCGACTTGCGGAGGACGCCGAGCCCTCAAAGCTGGCCGAGGTGCTCTGGGCGGGACTTCACGGGATTGTGAGCCTGCGGCTCACGTGCACGGGGTTCAAGGGCGCACCCGCCGAGGAGCTGGCACGGCTGCTGGTGGCCACGCTGGTGGAGGGGCTGCCGGGGTTGAAGCCGGCCAAGGCGGCGAAGAAGGCGCGGTGAGCCGTGGCGTTGGTTGACGGGGCCGTGGGCGTGCGGCAGTAATCGACGGTGGTAGGGCCTCCGGACCTGGTGGCCGGCCCGGTCTTCAAAACCGGTGAGGGGTCGCGAGAGCGGTCCCTGGTGAGTTCGATTCTCATGCCCTACCGCCACCCTTTTTCTCTCTGAAATCGGGCGGTTGCAGCCGACTCTCGGTGCAGGATGAATCGTTCGGGCGGGTGCGCAGGCGTTCAGTCGGCTACGTACAAATTGCGTACAACCTTCGCGCCCCCAGCCCCATCTCGCGCATCAACCGGGTTCGCTGATAGCGATCGCGTCCAAGGAGCATTGCTCTGCTGCGACCCGCGAGCGGCATACCCACCTATTCGAGCAAACCTACTCACTCAGCCCTGCCCCTCAGCGCTTCACGAAAGGCCCTCGGGCACAGGAGCCGAGAGTTCCTGCGCCCTGCGTCGCCCCTCATGGTCAGCAGTCAGGACGGGCGTGGTCGTCCTAGACGTGACGACCCACGAAGCGCTCCGCGATGCCACGCTGCTGATTCAGCTGACTGCTCAGGGAGAAGCGGACGTGCAGGCAGGCCGCACGGTGGTCTCACGCCCTCCGCGCACGAGGACGCGCAGCCATCCCTCGGAGCTCCTGGGGAAGCAGCTGTCTGGGACGCCTCATGGCGAGGTCAACGCTGGAGCGATTTCATGAGTGTTTGCGCGGGTTCTTTTCGCGAGATGTCGTCCTGGATTCCCATTACATCCGTCCGCCAGGCACTCTCGAGCGCATTCAACGCACGCGCCCTGTCCTCATCGAGGAGCAGGTAATGCTCGATTCGCATGAGTGCCATGAGCGCCTGGTACTGCTCGAATGGCGAGTCGGGTTGTTGGATGGACTGCAGGATGAGATCCATGCTCAAGAGGACGACAGGCACCTCGACCTTCTGCCAAGCTGCCAGCGCCGCAATCCGCGCACCCTCCGGGTTCTCATGCTGGCGGTAGAGCTCTTCCAGGTCCTTCGCGGAGAAGAACACTTCGGGGATCACGCTCATCATGCGCGCGACCACTCCATTCAAGAGCGTCGTCCGCTCGTCACCTGACGGGAGCCGCTCGCGCATCTGCGTGTAGTCCGCCGCGAGCCGCAGCAGGCGCGAGCGCACCTCCTCCTTCACCTCGCAGCCGCCTGACGTCTCCTCGAACTTCTCGCTCGGGACCGGGGTTGCGCTTCCTCCCACGGTGTTGGCGAGACGGCGGGCCTCTTCAGGCCTCGTGGAGGCATCCCCGTAGACGACGGCATACCGTGCAGACGTCGCAGACGTCTCCCGACGTGCGCGGACCACGTGGAGCCGGTCGATGTTGAACTCGGTGCCAAGGCTGACGGCCAGTGCCTCCCGCTGGGCGAGGTACGTGTCCACGGTCGCGGCACACCCGGCCTGTTCACTCAGGAGGACGACGTACCCGATCACCTGGAGCGTGAGCTCGACTTTGGTTCCAGGAAGCACTCGAGCCTTAGCGGAAGGCGCCTGTGCAGCGACGATTTCCCCAGGGAGGCCTTCTGATTGGGGCTCGGGCAAGACGGCCACCAGCCCGACGTCCTCGAGTGCGGCGCGCGCTTCTGACCTGCCCCGCCCCACCACGTCGGGAACGTCGACGAGGCGCACGTCGGGCCCTCCCCATCTGAATTCCACCCTGTTATTCAGGGCAAAGCACGCCTCGGTGTTTTCCGTGCAGCGCGGCCGCGTCTCGCCGTAGCCGACGGTTTCGAGGCGGGAGGCGGGCACGCCCAGCTCGATGAGGGCCCGCTTGACCGACCCGGCAAGCCTGTTGCTGAGCTGCAAGGCGTAGGTATCATCACCCGGGAAGCCGGTGTGCCCTTCGAGGGTCACGCGCGAACCGTCCGTACTGTCGTTGATACAGCGAGCGTATTGCTGGATCAGGACCCGCTCCGGCCCGCGGAGCCGAGCTTCGTTGAATCCGATCCGTAGCGGAGGCAGCTCAGTCAGCTCGCACCTGGGGGGCAGCCGCATCACCGTGACATCGACCCGGCTGCCGGGCCTTGCTTGGCTCCCCTCCGTGAGAGACTGCGAGCTGACTACTATGTCCGGGTCGTTGAGCGGCACGTCCGGCGTCTGCCCCTGCACCTTGCCGAGCACCAACCGTGCTTGCTCAAGGAGGCCCTGCGCCTCGCTCACGCGCCGGGTGACCAGATCGGGCACCTCCACGAAGACTTCTACGGGGGGCGCTACGGGGGGCGCTACGGGGGGCGCTACGGGGGGCGCTACGGGGACCTTCCACTGCAGATCCACCCTGCGATTCCGGGCCCGACACGCCTCAGTCGTCTCCTGGCACAGCAGCTTGGACGTGCCCGCCCCTTGCGTCTCGATGCGGGAGGAGCTCACTCCGAGGGAGATAAGGTATCTGGCGGCCTGCTGGGCCAGCGCCTCGCTGGCGCTCTGAACGGTCGCCCCGCGCTCCTCCCCCTCCGCATGTCCGGTGATGAGCAGTTTGCCTGGAGCAGACCGCTTCTTGACGCAATCCGCGACGTGCTTGAGTTGCTCCCGCCCCATACCGGAAAAGCCATCGACCCCGTACGCGAACCGGACCGGCTCGAACGCGTCGCACCCACTCGGGACGTCACGCACGAGGGACCAGAGCCGCACCTCCTTCTGGGAGGTGGTGAGAAGGGTGGTGCCGTCCATGCTGAGACGCGCGTCCGTGACACCATCGTGGTGAATCCCCTCCACGAGGATCTCGCGTGTTTGCGCCTCCTGGAGGGAGATGCTTCCGTTGGAGTCTCGCTGGACCAGCAGGAGGCCCCACGGCGTGGCGCCGACACGCAGGTAGCCCCCGTCCACGTGGAGCCGGAAGAGCGGCTCACCCGAGCGTGCATCCCACCCCAGCACCCTCCCGTCCGCCGTGGTGTTCAGCAGCAGGGAGCTGTCATCGCTCGTGAACGCTGGCCGACCTGGGTCGAAGGGCGGCTCCCCGGGCACCACTCCCCCCGGCCGCAGGGTGAAGGGAACCTGTGCCAACCGCTCCATGTCCCACGCTACCCACTCCCCCGTCTCCTCACCGATGAGCACCCGGTCGTCGGAAGGGAATGCCGCGGTGGAGAACTTCGCGCCCTGCGACTGCCGCCGGTCGATTGACCAGCGTGAGGTGCCGGATGGGAGGTCCCAGACCCGAGCGGTGAACGCGCTGAGCCCGAGCAGGCGCTCGCCGCCGGAACTGAAGCGCAGCAGCGACATGTCCTCATCGGAGCGCAGGACGCGTGGTTCGCCGCCGGAGCGGACATCCCACAAGCGCACCCCACCGCCCTCGGAGGCAATGGCGAGCACGTTGCCCGTCGGGGCAAACGCCATGGCCGTGATGCGGCTCTGGTGCCCGGGAGACACTTCCTTCCAAGGTTCTGTCAGTGGCTCCACCCGCTGCACTACTCCGCTCTCCAGCCCCAGGATGAGCTGCTTTGCGTCCGGGCTCAGAGCCACTGCCGCGATGAGCGGGAGCTCCGAGAGTGGCTCCACCCTCGGGGTGCACAAAACCCCCACGAGGGCCGCGCTCGCGCATGCGGCCACGAAGCGCACCTGCTGCGGCCGGAACGCAGCCCACCCACGTACCCGCGCCCTCATGCGCTCGCGAAGACTCCGCGGAGCACGGCTTGCCGCGCTCACCTGCAGGGGCGACGGCATGACTCCGACGTGGCGGAACAGGCGCCGTAGGATGCCCGGCGCCTCGAGCACCGGGGCCTCGATGCGCGCGCCCGCCATGAAGCCGACGAACACCGCGTCCCTCATCGGGCTCTCCGGCGAAGACGTCTGGAGGAGCTGAAGCGGGTTCCAGGCCTTGAGGCGCAGACCTCCGCCGGACCCGTCCGGGCCCTGCCCTTGTCGCGCGAGGGTCCTCCGGGCCAGCAGCGCCAGCCTCATCCTGAGGCAGCGCCGGACAGCGCGCTCCTGGCCAGCGGAGAGCTGGGTGAGTAGGGTCCTGCGGAGCCATTCAGGCATCACCCCATGCTGGAACCAGGGAAGGCGAGCCAGCCTGGGCAGGTGGACTGGAACGGACAGCCCGCCACCGGA
Proteins encoded in this window:
- the groL gene encoding chaperonin GroEL (60 kDa chaperone family; promotes refolding of misfolded polypeptides especially under stressful conditions; forms two stacked rings of heptamers to form a barrel-shaped 14mer; ends can be capped by GroES; misfolded proteins enter the barrel where they are refolded when GroES binds), with amino-acid sequence MAAKEIFFHQSAREAILRGVRILSDAVAVTLGPKGRNVVIEKSFGSPTITKDGVTVAKEIDLENKFENMGAQMVKEVASKTSDKAGDGTTTATVLARSIYEEGLKLVAAGHSPMDLKRGIDKAVEVVVAELKKMSKPTADKKAITQVGTISANGDDTIGAIIADAMEKVGKEGVITVEEAKGLETNLDVVEGMQFDRGYVSPYFVTNRERMEVVHDDPYLLISEKKVSSMQDMIPILEQVARSGKPLIIIADDIEGEALATLVVNKIRGVLNVCAVKAPGFGDRRKEMLKDLATLTGGMVVSEDLGHKYENLTLNDLGRAKRVTVDKDNTTIVDGAGTKAEIEGRIKLIRGQMETVTSDYDREKLQERLAKLVGGVAVINVGAATETEMKEKKARVEDALHATRAAVEEGIVPGGGVAYLRCLPALEALKLGGELDFGVDIIRRALQEPLRKIASNAGVEGAVVINKVRDGKGAYGFNARTEVYEDLEKAGVIDPTKVERTALQNAASVASLLLTTEAMIADRPAKKKGKGGGAGGGGMPDYGGDDMDY
- the sinM gene encoding signal integration modulator SinM — translated: MRLALLSVLLLAVSCSSDKPPQPGRQDAGGGDDAGIMEDAGTEPDGGDEPDAGTEPSDSGTEDDAGTGVDGGNPDTDAGTTDGGACEAPAPERGTELAARLNAPRRLALDATDLYISESHSLNPQQPSPGAGQVLKFSRAGGEPTPLATGFRAPDALAVDATSIYVLDLDGLWQVDKATGRRGDLPIDATVSNVTVGGTEVLRASVSGREVVVVATGNRWLVRVDTDGGNRQELYAGTGATQVRSARLVGTDVWFLVSGGPNPGLYRVPLDGSAAAERRDATVTRGNSLEVTPTHFLITEGAGGTGRVLKLPRSGGTAEILAEGLQGPWFPVELNGAVYFKEARAGGADFLRRVRACAPGTSDAVGPEGTGPGGLLVDGNTLLYTSQESGTGGAVGRVP
- a CDS encoding NAD-dependent epimerase/dehydratase family protein, yielding MDKVALFGASGVVGQSVAQALQAQGRAYRVVGRSKASLQKEFGADPLAEVATWNPDDPDSIRAAARGIHTLVYMVGVNYWQFQLHPQLMRRTLDAAIAEGVKQVLLIGTVYPYGLPRSTPVTEDHPREPHTFKGRMRKEQEDLLMAEDAAGRIRGTILRLPDFYGPGVDKSFLHRAFLSAAQGKRAGLIGPIDAPHEFVYVPDVGPVVTALMDEPRAYGRWWNLAGAGVTTQRELVNEIFAQAGRPPKLMTMGKGMLRLIGLFDPFMRELVEMHYLLTKPVLMDDSALRGLLGTVRKTPYSEGIRQTLAALRAPSVSPAPVATGRPHPVP
- a CDS encoding response regulator, yielding MNILVVDDDLELCTMLSRFLEMHGYTVYSAADALQALDILERNQVGMVITDYVMPHMDGIRFTEMLKAEARFQSIPVLMMTGSNDEGITERGLRKGVALTLRKPLDMGQLLTLVRFAE
- a CDS encoding metallopeptidase family protein, which encodes MGKRTAKREGVDGVEARLDAVADAFEAGDFETALAGAEALLADAPELPPALHFRAAALVELGRLEEAGRAFGQALKVAPEDLEVLLGAADCLVCRAGEDREAVAEGLALCARGRRLAQKADDVELLYEFLLLEGMGLNQMGECATALASLDAALGHVPRSLDAQLERGIALFELCRFEEARAAFDKVLKDVPDEAWAHHYLGLMAERRGDAKEAKKRFGKAQALVPEEFPPPVELEESAFDRAVEDAVKSLPRHAKQYLDNVTIAVEDLPSDEDLLGQDPPLSPSILGVFRGTPVGERSVTNAYDHYPASIVLYQKNLERFARTREELIEQIGITVMHEVGHLMGLDEDDLWQRGLD
- a CDS encoding demethoxyubiquinone hydroxylase family protein, which translates into the protein MPQTNPFHSLVPRKMSDTELARSIRLNIEAELDAINLYAAHIDATDNEEAKAVLRHIMDEEREHAALFWQLIARLDPEQAQHDREAGEKFRLITSGASHEAVEAVGKEGGEGGEARSVADGSPDKRLTIGSLRR
- the sinK gene encoding hybrid histidine protein kinase/response regulator SinK, which encodes METPAPLSQLLQALEAGDLPAARAAAAALQRAGAHSVQLAAEVLHELRQPLLGVKAYAQLLAEDGGPSGPLRLLLAQVERMEQIVSDYIRLASERPAPQQHLSLAAPIWAAAKLFSINPDSARISLEVEAPEDISVQGNARLIEQLTLNLLNNARDAMAGRGRVKVVLAREGSSPVLYVADWGPGIPDELRERIFEPYVTANKRGTGLGLAVCRRIAQEHRAQIGLAAPGIIRDVPPPATVFRVLFPATDAAPTRRQRLLVVDDETIIRMVFRDLMSKECEVIEAASGEEALDLLRQAPVDLIVTDKNLPGLSGLELAQQARRLYSNSRVILMTGYPSLVTTQQALELGVVDYLLKPFDDIRQVRALLRTSLSEQALPPAPRTATEMRRVDVLEDNPTTAKLITEALALAGLEARVLASAELMAMEKPVGVVVSWDFAPAYGRKALELAKALSQGAPFVVLAEHLTMETALESLRAGASACLPKLLSDITALSRELSRAFKREAP
- a CDS encoding TetR/AcrR family transcriptional regulator translates to MGIADRKERQRAELREQIVRVARDMVMREGFSALSMRKLADAVEYAPATLYLHFENRDAIAKELCVRGFQDLLAALEPAATVEEPVERLTRMAEAYVKFGLGQPETYRLIFMEDAKLSTALFGDAEGAGPKSFAVLVRVFEDLKTAGRLAEDAEPSKLAEVLWAGLHGIVSLRLTCTGFKGAPAEELARLLVATLVEGLPGLKPAKAAKKAR